From Actinopolymorpha cephalotaxi, one genomic window encodes:
- a CDS encoding beta-ketoacyl-ACP reductase: MGRSVLVTGGNRGIGLAVAQAFREAGDDVAITYRGGEPPEGFLAVKCDVTEPETVEAAFAEVEEKQGPVEVLVANAGITRDTLLLRMSDEDWSSVIETNLTGAFRFARRAAKGMLRLRRGRIVLVSSVVGLFGGAGQVNYAASKSGMVGMARSIARELGSRGITANVVAPGFVETALTAELSDELQKQYLKQIPLGRYTSTEEVARVIRWVASDEAAYITGAVIPVDGGLGMGH, translated from the coding sequence GTGGGTCGATCCGTGCTGGTGACAGGGGGGAACCGCGGCATCGGACTCGCTGTCGCGCAGGCGTTTCGCGAGGCCGGCGACGACGTCGCGATCACCTACCGAGGCGGGGAGCCCCCGGAGGGCTTCCTGGCGGTGAAGTGCGACGTGACCGAGCCGGAGACGGTGGAGGCGGCGTTCGCCGAGGTCGAGGAGAAGCAGGGGCCGGTCGAGGTGCTGGTGGCCAACGCCGGCATCACCCGCGACACCCTGCTGCTGCGGATGAGCGACGAGGACTGGTCCAGCGTCATCGAGACCAACCTGACCGGCGCCTTCCGCTTCGCCCGGCGGGCCGCGAAGGGCATGCTGCGGTTGCGCCGCGGCCGGATCGTGCTGGTGTCGTCGGTGGTCGGGCTGTTCGGCGGCGCCGGCCAGGTCAACTACGCGGCCAGCAAGTCCGGCATGGTCGGCATGGCCCGGTCCATCGCCCGCGAGCTGGGTTCGCGGGGAATCACCGCCAATGTCGTGGCCCCGGGTTTTGTGGAAACCGCCCTGACGGCCGAGCTTTCCGACGAGCTACAAAAGCAGTACCTCAAGCAGATCCCGCTCGGCCGGTACACCAGCACCGAGGAAGTGGCGCGGGTGATCCGCTGGGTGGCAAGCGACGAGGCGGCATACATCACCGGGGCCGTCATCCCGGTGGACGGCGGACTAGGGATGGGGCACTAA
- the fabI gene encoding enoyl-ACP reductase FabI, producing the protein MGGILEGKRILVAGVTMDSSLGFAVAKVAQEQGAQVVITNFGRALAITRRIAKRLPVEPAVLELDVTNEEHLAGLADALRSHVDGLDGVVHSIAFAPQDALGGNFLNTSWADAATAMQVSAYSLKSLTMATLPLMKEGSSVVGLTFDATVAWPAYDWMGVAKAGLESCARYLARDLGPKGIRVNLVSAGYTKTIAAGGIPGIEKVENVWSERAPLGWDPTDSNATGRAVVGLLSDFFPKTTGEIIHVDGGYHAMGA; encoded by the coding sequence ATGGGCGGGATCCTCGAGGGCAAGCGCATCCTGGTCGCGGGCGTGACCATGGACTCCTCGCTCGGCTTCGCGGTCGCGAAGGTCGCGCAGGAGCAGGGCGCGCAGGTGGTCATCACCAACTTCGGCCGGGCACTCGCGATCACCCGGCGGATCGCCAAGCGGCTGCCGGTGGAGCCGGCGGTGCTCGAACTCGACGTCACCAACGAGGAACACCTGGCGGGGCTGGCCGACGCGCTGCGGTCCCACGTCGACGGGCTGGACGGCGTGGTGCACTCCATCGCGTTCGCCCCGCAGGACGCGCTCGGCGGCAACTTCCTCAACACCAGCTGGGCCGACGCCGCTACGGCGATGCAGGTCTCGGCGTACTCGCTGAAGTCGCTCACGATGGCCACATTGCCGCTGATGAAGGAGGGGTCGTCGGTCGTCGGCCTCACCTTCGACGCCACCGTGGCCTGGCCGGCGTACGACTGGATGGGGGTGGCGAAGGCAGGGCTGGAGTCCTGCGCCCGCTACCTCGCCCGCGACCTCGGGCCGAAGGGCATCCGGGTCAACCTCGTCTCCGCGGGCTACACCAAGACGATCGCCGCGGGCGGCATTCCCGGCATCGAGAAGGTGGAGAACGTCTGGAGCGAGCGGGCGCCGCTCGGCTGGGACCCGACCGACAGCAACGCCACCGGCCGCGCGGTCGTCGGGCTGCTGTCGGACTTCTTCCCGAAGACGACCGGAGAGATCATCCACGTCGACGGCGGTTACCACGCGATGGGCGCCTGA
- a CDS encoding SGNH/GDSL hydrolase family protein — protein MSVLTPNTTVLFIGDSVTDAGRERSDPNGLGGGYPRLVAETYTRARPGDGVRFLNRGISGNRVRDLRARWQEDCLDLTPDVVSILIGINDTWRRYDSGDATSADDFARDYDHILARTTDALPARLVLVEPFLLPVTAGQHGWREDLDPKLEVVRRLAKEYAATLVPLDGLMAGAAADREATDLAADGVHPTDEGHALIARSWLEATTS, from the coding sequence GTGAGCGTACTGACCCCGAACACCACGGTCCTGTTCATCGGCGACAGCGTCACCGACGCCGGCCGGGAGCGTTCCGACCCGAACGGCCTCGGCGGCGGGTACCCCCGCCTCGTCGCCGAGACCTACACCAGGGCGCGGCCCGGCGACGGCGTGCGGTTCCTCAACCGCGGCATCAGCGGCAACCGGGTCCGCGACCTGCGCGCCCGGTGGCAGGAGGACTGCCTGGATCTCACCCCGGACGTGGTGTCGATCCTGATCGGGATCAACGACACCTGGCGCCGCTACGACAGCGGTGACGCCACCTCGGCGGACGACTTCGCCCGCGACTACGACCACATCCTGGCCCGGACCACCGACGCGCTGCCCGCCCGGCTGGTGCTGGTGGAGCCGTTCCTGCTGCCGGTGACGGCGGGCCAGCACGGCTGGCGGGAGGATCTGGACCCCAAGCTCGAGGTGGTCCGCCGGCTGGCCAAGGAGTACGCCGCGACGCTGGTCCCGCTGGACGGGCTGATGGCCGGGGCCGCCGCCGACCGGGAGGCGACCGACCTCGCCGCCGACGGCGTACACCCCACCGACGAGGGGCACGCGCTGATCGCCCGGTCCTGGCTGGAGGCGACCACCTCCTGA
- a CDS encoding S-adenosylmethionine:tRNA ribosyltransferase-isomerase, whose translation MSSSTKTGVQATRTAPTILPAPRVDFVLPPELEAHEPPEARGLSRDGVRLLLGRGDGSGDGPANEVAHHSFVDLPRLLEPGDVVVVNRSGTRPAAVDLPPGPDGTGTGERRSVHFSTLAADGSWLVELRRGDGPDPGGRPGQRVDLPGDRQGGAALVLRERHRSGRLWHAVPILPSGVPDVPAYLARHGRPIRYGYVGREWPLHAYQTAFATTPGSAEMPSAGRPFTPEVVTELVARGILVVPITLHTGVASAEFHEPPYAEWFEVPAATAAVVNDANRRGARVVAVGTTVVRALESAAHGPWVRGASGWTELVITAERGVAVVSGLLTGFHEPQASHLLMLEAIAGPDLVRQCYSAAVDGGYLWHEFGDVNLLLP comes from the coding sequence ATGAGCAGTAGCACGAAGACCGGGGTCCAGGCGACCCGGACCGCGCCCACCATCCTCCCGGCGCCCAGGGTCGACTTCGTTCTCCCGCCCGAGCTGGAGGCGCACGAGCCGCCGGAGGCCCGCGGCCTGAGCCGGGACGGCGTGCGGCTGCTGCTCGGCCGCGGCGACGGTTCCGGCGACGGGCCGGCGAACGAGGTCGCGCACCACAGCTTCGTCGACCTGCCACGGCTGCTCGAACCCGGCGACGTCGTGGTCGTGAACCGGTCCGGCACCCGGCCCGCCGCCGTGGACCTGCCCCCGGGACCCGACGGCACCGGGACGGGCGAGCGGCGCAGCGTGCACTTCTCCACCCTCGCCGCCGACGGTTCGTGGCTGGTAGAGCTCCGCCGCGGCGACGGCCCCGACCCCGGCGGCCGGCCGGGTCAGCGGGTCGACCTCCCCGGTGATCGGCAGGGCGGCGCCGCGCTGGTGCTCCGCGAACGGCACCGGTCCGGCCGGCTGTGGCATGCCGTACCGATCCTTCCGTCCGGGGTTCCCGACGTACCGGCGTATCTCGCCCGGCACGGCCGCCCCATCCGGTACGGCTACGTCGGCCGGGAGTGGCCGCTGCACGCCTACCAGACGGCGTTCGCCACCACGCCCGGAAGTGCCGAGATGCCCAGTGCCGGGCGGCCGTTCACACCGGAGGTGGTGACCGAACTGGTGGCCCGCGGCATCCTCGTGGTGCCGATCACCCTGCACACCGGCGTGGCGTCCGCGGAGTTCCACGAGCCGCCGTACGCCGAGTGGTTCGAGGTGCCGGCCGCGACGGCCGCGGTGGTGAACGACGCCAACCGGCGCGGCGCCCGGGTGGTGGCGGTCGGCACGACGGTGGTGCGCGCGCTGGAGTCCGCGGCGCACGGACCCTGGGTGCGCGGCGCCTCCGGCTGGACCGAGCTGGTGATCACCGCCGAGCGCGGGGTCGCGGTGGTGTCGGGACTGCTCACCGGGTTCCACGAGCCGCAGGCGTCGCACCTGCTGATGCTGGAGGCGATCGCCGGGCCGGATCTCGTACGCCAGTGCTACTCGGCCGCGGTGGACGGCGGCTACCTGTGGCACGAGTTCGGCGACGTCAACCTGCTGTTGCCCTGA
- a CDS encoding SDR family NAD(P)-dependent oxidoreductase — MPVALVTGASRGLGLALAGGLADRGWSLVVDARNDAPLRDAAAELTSRAGPSARVEARAGSVGDAAHRADLVAAARDLGGLDLLVNNAGLLGPSPLPSLATLGAPAYREVLEVGVVAPLALTQLALPLLRERSGAIVNVTSDAAVEAYPGWGAYGSAKAALEHWSRVLAVELAEAGDDVRVWWVDPGDLRTQMHQDAFPGEDISDRPLPDTVVPAFVRLATERPASGRYRATDLLTEVAA; from the coding sequence ATGCCTGTCGCCCTCGTCACCGGAGCTTCCCGCGGCCTCGGGCTCGCCCTCGCCGGCGGGCTCGCCGACCGTGGCTGGTCCCTCGTCGTCGACGCCCGCAACGACGCCCCGCTGCGCGACGCGGCGGCCGAGCTGACCAGCCGGGCCGGCCCGAGCGCGCGGGTGGAGGCCCGCGCCGGTTCGGTCGGCGACGCCGCCCACCGTGCCGACCTGGTGGCCGCCGCCCGCGATCTCGGCGGCCTGGACCTGCTGGTCAACAACGCCGGCCTGCTCGGCCCCAGCCCGCTTCCGTCGCTGGCGACGCTCGGCGCTCCGGCGTACCGGGAAGTGCTGGAGGTCGGCGTCGTCGCCCCGCTCGCCCTCACCCAGCTGGCGCTGCCGCTGCTGCGCGAACGGTCCGGCGCCATCGTGAACGTCACCAGCGACGCGGCCGTGGAGGCCTATCCCGGCTGGGGTGCCTACGGCTCGGCCAAGGCGGCGCTGGAGCACTGGTCCCGCGTCCTCGCGGTCGAGCTCGCCGAGGCCGGTGACGACGTGCGCGTGTGGTGGGTGGACCCGGGCGACCTGCGTACCCAGATGCACCAGGACGCCTTCCCCGGCGAGGACATCTCCGATCGGCCGCTGCCGGACACGGTGGTGCCGGCGTTCGTCCGGCTGGCGACCGAGCGGCCCGCCAGCGGCCGCTACCGCGCCACGGATCTGCTCACCGAGGTGGCGGCATGA
- a CDS encoding GAF domain-containing sensor histidine kinase codes for MSTPDQRPDQRPDPADGSRRDDLEALSRALLAITEQTATREVLQMIVESARSLVRSEYAALGLPDERGRFAEFYASGISPEQWQAIGPLPRAHGLLSVMMAQARPYRAEDVQADPRFSGWPAAHPPMRGFLGVPIVDRGEIMGAIYVANGPDARVFGDEDERLLGILAAHAAIALTRARMFERDRELTLVEERARIARDLHDAVAQKLFSLRLTVGAAEALTVKGDRDRAREQFARVKELAGSALDELRAVVTELRPPAVREDGLVPALRKHVAVVSRAYPVRVSFDSDCDGRCELPGEVEDVVFRVAQEALHNALRHAEPATVNIDLTTSDHEVVLVVSDDGKGFDGDPARDGGHHLGLASMRERARQAGGRLRVDSRPGAGTTLRLEVPHE; via the coding sequence GTGTCCACCCCCGACCAGCGCCCCGACCAGCGCCCAGACCCCGCCGACGGCTCGCGGCGGGACGATCTCGAGGCGCTGTCGCGCGCGCTGCTCGCGATCACCGAGCAGACCGCGACCCGCGAGGTGCTGCAGATGATCGTGGAGTCGGCACGCTCGCTGGTGAGGTCGGAGTACGCCGCCCTGGGCCTGCCGGACGAGCGCGGCCGGTTCGCGGAGTTCTACGCCAGTGGGATCAGCCCCGAGCAGTGGCAGGCGATCGGTCCGCTGCCCCGCGCGCACGGCCTGCTGAGCGTGATGATGGCGCAGGCCCGGCCCTACCGCGCCGAGGACGTCCAGGCCGACCCGCGCTTCTCCGGCTGGCCGGCCGCCCACCCGCCGATGCGGGGCTTCCTCGGCGTACCCATCGTCGACCGGGGAGAGATCATGGGCGCCATCTACGTCGCGAACGGGCCGGACGCGCGGGTGTTCGGCGACGAGGACGAACGCCTGCTCGGCATCCTCGCCGCGCACGCCGCGATCGCGCTCACCCGGGCCCGGATGTTCGAACGCGACCGGGAGCTCACCCTGGTGGAGGAACGCGCCCGGATCGCCCGCGACCTGCACGACGCGGTGGCGCAGAAGCTGTTCAGCCTGCGCCTGACCGTCGGTGCCGCGGAAGCCCTTACGGTGAAGGGGGATCGCGACCGTGCGCGCGAACAGTTCGCCCGGGTGAAGGAACTCGCCGGCTCCGCGCTGGACGAGTTGCGGGCCGTGGTGACCGAGCTGCGCCCGCCCGCGGTGCGCGAGGACGGCCTGGTGCCGGCACTGCGCAAGCACGTCGCGGTGGTCTCGCGCGCCTATCCGGTCCGGGTCAGCTTCGACTCCGACTGCGACGGCCGCTGCGAGCTACCCGGCGAGGTGGAGGACGTGGTGTTCCGGGTGGCTCAGGAGGCGTTGCACAACGCGTTGCGGCACGCCGAGCCGGCGACGGTGAACATCGACCTGACCACGTCCGACCACGAGGTGGTGCTCGTGGTGTCCGACGACGGGAAGGGGTTCGACGGCGACCCGGCCCGCGACGGCGGCCACCACCTCGGCCTGGCGTCGATGCGTGAACGCGCCCGGCAGGCCGGCGGGCGGCTCCGGGTCGACTCCCGTCCCGGCGCGGGCACCACACTTCGGCTGGAGGTTCCGCATGAGTGA
- a CDS encoding response regulator — translation MSDSAPESAPDAARPAGPIRVVVVDDHQVVRHGLRTFLDIQDDIEVVGEAGDGGAAVELAETLRPDLMLLDLQLPGVDGVSALRMLRDRGSTVRVLVLTSFTEPATVVPALRAGAAGYLFKDVDPEALAQAIRAVHAGQVLLEPEVADALLRGEDPAERAGGALTEREREVLVEIAHGRSNREIARALVLSEKTVKTHVSSILAKLGLADRTQAALYAVRRGLA, via the coding sequence ATGAGTGACAGTGCCCCCGAGAGCGCGCCGGACGCCGCCCGGCCGGCCGGTCCGATCCGGGTCGTCGTCGTCGACGACCACCAGGTCGTACGACACGGCCTACGGACGTTCCTCGACATCCAGGACGACATCGAGGTGGTCGGCGAGGCCGGCGACGGCGGCGCCGCGGTGGAGCTGGCCGAGACGCTGCGGCCGGACCTGATGCTGCTCGACCTGCAGCTGCCCGGCGTGGACGGCGTGTCGGCGCTGCGGATGCTGCGCGACCGGGGGAGCACGGTGCGGGTTCTCGTCCTCACCTCGTTCACCGAACCCGCCACCGTGGTGCCGGCGCTGCGGGCGGGCGCGGCGGGCTACCTCTTCAAGGACGTCGATCCCGAGGCGCTCGCGCAGGCGATCCGGGCCGTGCACGCGGGCCAGGTGCTCCTCGAACCCGAGGTGGCCGACGCGCTTCTCCGCGGGGAGGATCCGGCCGAACGCGCCGGCGGGGCCCTCACCGAACGCGAACGGGAGGTACTGGTCGAGATCGCCCACGGCCGGTCCAACCGGGAGATCGCCCGGGCGCTGGTGCTGTCGGAGAAGACCGTGAAGACCCACGTGTCGTCCATCCTGGCCAAGCTGGGCCTGGCCGACCGGACCCAGGCGGCGCTGTACGCGGTCCGCCGGGGGCTGGCCTGA
- a CDS encoding phosphoribosyl-ATP diphosphatase: MKTFDELFAELAAKAATRPEGSGTVAALDAGVHAIGKKLVEEAAESWMAAEHEGRERAAEEISQLLYHAQVLMLACDLKLEDVYKHL; the protein is encoded by the coding sequence ATGAAGACGTTCGACGAGTTGTTTGCCGAGCTGGCCGCGAAGGCCGCCACCCGCCCGGAGGGTTCGGGCACGGTCGCGGCGCTGGACGCGGGCGTTCATGCCATCGGCAAGAAGCTCGTCGAGGAGGCGGCGGAGTCCTGGATGGCCGCCGAGCACGAGGGCCGTGAGCGCGCCGCGGAGGAGATCTCCCAGCTGCTCTACCACGCCCAGGTGCTGATGCTCGCCTGCGACCTGAAGCTCGAGGACGTCTACAAGCATCTGTAG
- the hisG gene encoding ATP phosphoribosyltransferase, with protein MLRVAIPNKGQLAEPAAQMLREAGYRQRGSSRELVLIDPDNQIEFYYLRPRDIAVYVGEGTLDAGFTGRDMLLDSGAPANEVLTLGFARSTFRLAARPGTAKSVHDLEGLRIATSYAGLIRGYLADNGVTAHVTHLDGAVETAIQLGVADAIADVVETGATLRQAGLELFGDPILRSEGVLIRRNGTADPEGFDLMLRRLQGVLVARDYVLMDYDIAADQVDEASRIAPGLEGPTVSPLHRSGWVAVRVMVPRADAQRLMDELWNAGARAILVTSIHACRL; from the coding sequence ATGTTGCGTGTGGCCATTCCGAACAAGGGTCAGCTGGCCGAGCCCGCCGCCCAGATGCTGCGCGAGGCCGGCTACCGCCAGCGCGGCAGCTCCCGCGAGCTGGTGCTGATCGACCCCGACAACCAGATCGAGTTCTACTACCTGCGTCCCCGCGACATCGCGGTCTACGTCGGCGAGGGCACCCTCGACGCCGGCTTCACCGGCCGGGACATGCTGCTGGACTCCGGCGCCCCCGCCAACGAGGTCCTCACCCTCGGCTTCGCCCGGTCGACGTTCCGCCTCGCCGCCCGGCCGGGGACCGCGAAGTCCGTGCACGACCTCGAGGGCCTGCGGATCGCCACGTCGTACGCCGGACTGATCAGGGGCTACCTCGCCGACAACGGCGTCACCGCGCACGTGACGCACCTCGACGGCGCGGTGGAGACCGCGATCCAGCTCGGTGTCGCCGACGCCATCGCCGACGTGGTGGAGACCGGCGCCACCCTCCGCCAGGCCGGCCTGGAGCTGTTCGGCGACCCGATCCTGCGGTCGGAGGGCGTGCTGATCCGGCGCAACGGCACGGCCGACCCGGAGGGGTTCGACCTCATGCTGCGCAGGCTGCAGGGTGTGCTGGTCGCCCGCGACTACGTCCTGATGGACTACGACATCGCCGCGGACCAGGTGGACGAGGCGTCCAGGATCGCGCCGGGCCTGGAGGGTCCCACGGTCTCGCCGCTGCATCGGTCGGGCTGGGTCGCGGTGCGGGTGATGGTGCCGCGCGCGGACGCCCAGCGGCTGATGGACGAGCTGTGGAACGCCGGCGCCCGTGCCATCCTGGTGACCAGCATCCACGCCTGCCGACTGTGA
- a CDS encoding PH domain-containing protein, whose protein sequence is MSGSVPSMSVRQPDPGDAGDHAGARGGGGDRGGAGPEVPPLPHTWRSQLGLVVAVAMGILLAAAAAGLWIAFPAEIRAKFSWPQTLTLLAFLAVLLFGLYRLGRMRARADETGLTIVNLTRTHTLEWAQVVRVNLRRGDPWVQLDLDDGTTVSVMAIQSADGDRARSAARQLARLVVAHSGTSRDD, encoded by the coding sequence GTGAGCGGATCGGTGCCCTCGATGTCCGTACGCCAACCCGATCCGGGCGACGCCGGTGACCATGCCGGTGCTCGCGGTGGTGGCGGTGACCGCGGCGGCGCCGGGCCGGAGGTCCCGCCGCTGCCGCACACCTGGCGTTCCCAGCTGGGCCTGGTGGTCGCGGTGGCGATGGGCATCCTGCTGGCGGCCGCCGCGGCGGGCCTGTGGATCGCGTTCCCGGCCGAGATCCGGGCGAAGTTCAGCTGGCCGCAGACGCTGACCCTGCTGGCGTTCCTCGCGGTGCTGCTGTTCGGGCTGTACCGCCTCGGCCGGATGCGGGCGCGCGCGGACGAGACGGGGCTGACCATCGTCAACCTGACCCGCACACACACGCTGGAATGGGCCCAGGTGGTGCGGGTCAACCTGCGCCGCGGCGACCCCTGGGTGCAGCTCGACCTGGACGACGGGACCACCGTCTCGGTGATGGCCATCCAGTCCGCCGACGGCGACCGGGCGCGGTCGGCGGCCCGGCAGCTCGCCCGCCTGGTCGTCGCGCACTCCGGCACGAGCCGCGACGACTGA
- a CDS encoding glycosyltransferase family 39 protein, with protein MTRVVAQMRPAPPASSRPAPLTAFAVAVLPALGALVLYLFRIGTPALWLDEAATAGESGRSLSGLLGFLAERDAGLGAYYLFMHGWTSFGDGEAWLRLPSAVAMAVAVGMLADLGRRWWGSGAGVAAGLLLALSPMASRYAQEARPYALAVLASVAAAWCLWRAAGSAESPRSAGSARRWWIAYAVASAALGVVHVVALVVLVAHPLLVSAASGRTRRTRGDDPQQAGAQGPGPQGSGAPWRAYVLATGAGLVLPALVAVAAFGQRATVSWIPPTSRSVLLDSFVAMAGGGAYLLLLGALAVAGALRATRGPARAERGRLLVASLCWLAVPPLALAALGLVTPVFLPRYLLVCAPALALLASSAFAAPGRSRTTDSPPGRTIAATAAGLAVVVALAGTVAWSSLAQVRGVTGHGPDIRSAAGVVAAGCRPGDGVQRTVSTVQTLPYYLRQARCVPRWLDGRLPDDVRRVWVVQPDWQHGDPAGVTGLRHLRTVGVPGLRVGLWARTGFTG; from the coding sequence GTGACGCGGGTGGTGGCGCAGATGCGGCCCGCGCCGCCCGCATCGTCGCGTCCGGCGCCCTTGACGGCGTTCGCGGTGGCGGTGCTGCCGGCCCTTGGTGCGCTGGTTCTCTACCTGTTCCGGATCGGCACCCCGGCGCTGTGGCTGGACGAGGCCGCCACCGCCGGCGAGTCCGGCCGGTCGCTGTCCGGACTGCTCGGGTTCCTCGCCGAGCGTGACGCCGGACTCGGCGCCTACTACCTGTTCATGCACGGCTGGACGTCGTTCGGCGACGGTGAGGCCTGGCTGCGGCTCCCGTCGGCGGTCGCGATGGCGGTCGCGGTCGGGATGCTGGCCGACCTGGGACGGCGGTGGTGGGGGAGCGGTGCTGGGGTCGCCGCGGGTCTGCTGCTGGCTCTTTCGCCGATGGCGTCGCGGTACGCCCAGGAGGCGCGGCCCTACGCGCTCGCCGTGCTGGCCTCGGTGGCCGCGGCCTGGTGCCTGTGGCGGGCGGCCGGGTCGGCAGAGTCGCCACGGTCGGCAGGGTCGGCGCGGCGTTGGTGGATCGCGTACGCCGTGGCGTCGGCCGCGCTCGGGGTCGTGCACGTGGTCGCGCTGGTCGTCCTGGTCGCACACCCGCTGCTCGTGTCGGCAGCATCCGGGCGAACTCGCCGGACCCGGGGAGACGATCCGCAGCAGGCCGGTGCGCAGGGACCCGGTCCGCAGGGAAGCGGGGCGCCGTGGCGGGCGTACGTCCTCGCCACCGGCGCCGGGCTGGTGCTGCCCGCCCTGGTCGCGGTGGCGGCGTTCGGTCAGCGGGCGACGGTCTCCTGGATCCCACCCACCAGCCGGTCCGTTCTGCTCGACAGTTTCGTCGCGATGGCCGGCGGCGGTGCGTACCTCCTGCTGCTCGGCGCACTGGCGGTGGCCGGTGCGCTGAGGGCGACCCGCGGTCCTGCACGTGCCGAACGAGGCCGGCTCCTCGTCGCCTCCCTGTGCTGGCTGGCCGTCCCGCCGCTCGCGCTGGCGGCCCTCGGCCTGGTCACGCCGGTGTTCCTTCCGCGCTACCTGCTGGTGTGCGCACCCGCCCTGGCGCTGCTGGCCTCTTCGGCGTTCGCCGCCCCCGGCAGGTCGCGTACGACGGACTCCCCGCCGGGGAGGACGATCGCGGCGACGGCTGCCGGCCTCGCCGTGGTTGTCGCCCTCGCCGGCACGGTGGCCTGGTCCTCGCTCGCGCAGGTACGCGGCGTCACCGGGCACGGGCCCGACATCCGGTCCGCGGCCGGGGTGGTCGCCGCCGGTTGCCGCCCGGGCGACGGCGTACAGCGCACGGTCTCCACCGTGCAGACGCTGCCGTACTACCTGCGCCAGGCGCGCTGCGTACCCCGCTGGCTGGACGGGCGACTGCCCGACGACGTACGCCGGGTGTGGGTGGTGCAGCCGGACTGGCAGCACGGCGACCCGGCCGGCGTCACCGGCCTGCGGCACCTGCGGACCGTGGGCGTGCCCGGCCTGCGGGTCGGCCTGTGGGCCCGGACCGGCTTCACCGGCTGA
- the map gene encoding type I methionyl aminopeptidase produces MGTLAPATISPRRSVPRTIERPEYVDRSGPSPFTGSEVKDPGTVARMRVACRLAAQALQEVGRHAKPGVTTDELDQIGHEFLVAAGAYPSTLGYRGFPKSLCTSVNEVICHGIPDSRPLQDGDLVNVDITAFLDGVHGDTNATFFVGDVDEDSRLLVERTHESMMRGIKAVRPGRQVNVIGRVIASYAKRFGYGVVEEFTGHGIGTAFHSGLIIPHYDEPRFDTVIEAGMTFTIEPMLTLGTHEWDMWDDGWTVVTKDRGRSAQFEHTVLVTEQGAQILTLPDAPES; encoded by the coding sequence ATGGGCACTCTCGCACCGGCCACCATCTCACCGCGTCGTTCCGTACCCCGCACCATCGAACGCCCGGAATACGTCGACCGGAGCGGTCCGAGCCCGTTCACCGGCTCGGAGGTCAAGGATCCCGGCACCGTCGCCCGGATGCGGGTCGCCTGCCGGCTCGCCGCCCAGGCGCTGCAGGAGGTCGGGCGGCACGCGAAGCCAGGTGTCACCACAGACGAACTCGACCAGATCGGGCACGAGTTCCTGGTCGCGGCCGGTGCCTACCCCTCCACGCTCGGATACCGCGGTTTCCCCAAGTCGCTGTGCACCTCGGTCAACGAGGTCATCTGCCACGGAATCCCGGACTCCCGTCCGCTGCAGGACGGCGATCTGGTCAACGTCGACATCACCGCGTTCCTCGACGGCGTACACGGAGACACCAACGCGACGTTCTTCGTCGGCGACGTGGACGAGGACAGCCGGCTGCTGGTCGAACGCACCCACGAGTCGATGATGCGCGGTATCAAGGCGGTTCGCCCCGGCCGCCAGGTCAACGTGATCGGCCGGGTGATCGCGTCGTACGCCAAGCGGTTCGGCTACGGCGTGGTGGAGGAGTTCACCGGCCACGGCATCGGCACCGCCTTCCACTCCGGGCTGATCATCCCCCACTACGACGAGCCGCGGTTCGACACCGTGATCGAGGCCGGGATGACCTTCACCATCGAGCCGATGCTCACCCTCGGCACGCACGAGTGGGACATGTGGGACGACGGGTGGACGGTCGTCACCAAGGACCGCGGGCGGTCGGCGCAGTTCGAGCACACCGTGCTGGTGACCGAGCAGGGCGCCCAGATCCTCACCCTGCCGGACGCCCCGGAGTCCTGA